The following are encoded in a window of Sutcliffiella horikoshii genomic DNA:
- a CDS encoding LolA family protein, with amino-acid sequence MRKAWLLVVVGLVSILVLAGCGTKSQEDVTASLGAKVEEMKGYESNAKMTLQTGAEPQVYEVQIGHNKPNYYKVNLKNAEKDQSQIIIRNDEGVFVLTPALNKSFRFHSEWPQNSSQAYLFESLVNDIKNDPEAKFTATEEHYVFETKTNYQNNKLLPTQEITLSKKDLSPVSVKVMDPDKKPLVLVEFSDFKFDASFDADAFDVKKNMTGARASLELPASGPVTEESDEFSAMTPLDTPAGTDLKEETVVETANGKRVVMTYEGTKTFTLIQEKARNSEVPTSQLVNGNPADLGFTVGAMTENSLTWTYQGVDFTLASKDLSQEEMLMVARSVQGAAIK; translated from the coding sequence TTGAGAAAAGCATGGCTATTGGTAGTGGTTGGCCTTGTGAGTATCCTTGTTCTCGCAGGGTGCGGTACGAAATCGCAGGAAGATGTAACAGCTTCACTTGGTGCGAAAGTAGAAGAGATGAAGGGGTATGAATCAAATGCGAAGATGACCCTTCAAACTGGAGCGGAGCCACAAGTGTATGAGGTGCAAATCGGTCATAACAAACCGAACTATTACAAGGTGAATTTGAAAAATGCGGAAAAGGATCAAAGCCAGATCATCATCCGCAATGACGAAGGTGTATTTGTCTTAACGCCGGCGCTTAACAAGAGCTTCCGCTTCCACAGCGAATGGCCGCAAAACAGCAGCCAGGCCTATCTGTTCGAGTCGCTTGTGAATGACATCAAAAATGATCCGGAAGCGAAGTTCACCGCAACAGAAGAACATTATGTATTTGAAACGAAAACAAACTATCAAAATAATAAGCTTCTTCCGACTCAGGAGATTACACTGAGCAAAAAAGACTTGTCGCCTGTTTCTGTAAAGGTGATGGACCCAGATAAGAAGCCGTTGGTTCTAGTGGAATTCTCTGATTTCAAATTTGATGCAAGCTTTGATGCCGATGCATTTGATGTGAAAAAGAACATGACAGGTGCCCGTGCAAGCCTAGAGTTGCCTGCATCTGGACCTGTTACCGAAGAGTCGGATGAATTTTCGGCGATGACACCGTTAGATACGCCTGCAGGTACAGATCTTAAAGAAGAAACGGTTGTAGAAACAGCGAATGGAAAACGTGTTGTCATGACGTATGAAGGCACAAAGACCTTTACGTTGATTCAAGAGAAGGCGCGCAACTCGGAAGTGCCGACATCCCAGCTTGTCAACGGTAACCCGGCGGACCTAGGTTTCACGGTGGGCGCTATGACAGAAAACAGTCTAACATGGACCTACCAAGGCGTAGACTTCACCCTAGCATCCAAAGACCTCTCCCAAGAAGAAATGCTCATGGTCGCCCGCTCCGTCCAAGGCGCAGCCATCAAATAG
- the alr gene encoding alanine racemase codes for MSSFHRDTWVEVDLDCIYENVQAIQEHVTKGVTVIAVVKANAYGHGDVQVANVALEAGAKYLAVSFLDEAMSLRQQGITAPILVLGASRVSDLPLAAKEDITLTVFQKEWVEEATSAYQGTEVVKLHLKLDTGMGRIGARTQEEVAQILELIDKAPNLQIEGIYTHFATADELQSSYVEQQFERFHSLLNQVTNQFSIPMIHCGNSATTLRFPTRIFNAVRVGIAMYGLTPSPEMEPELPFPLKEAFSLHTKLVHVKKLSIGESVSYGATYTTKEEEWIGTVPVGYADGWIRKLQGMNILVDGKFAPIVGRICMDQFMVKLPHELPIGTKVTLIGKQDGKKISSNDVAAKLDTINYEVPCMISYRVPRMFLRNGSIMEVRNYLQDKPLE; via the coding sequence ATGTCGAGCTTTCATCGGGATACTTGGGTTGAGGTAGATTTGGATTGTATTTATGAAAATGTGCAGGCGATACAGGAGCATGTGACAAAGGGTGTCACGGTGATTGCGGTCGTGAAGGCGAATGCATATGGGCATGGAGATGTGCAAGTGGCAAACGTGGCGTTGGAAGCAGGTGCGAAGTATCTTGCTGTTTCTTTTTTAGATGAGGCGATGTCTTTAAGGCAACAAGGAATAACGGCACCAATCCTTGTACTCGGTGCTTCAAGGGTTTCAGACCTGCCGCTTGCTGCGAAAGAGGATATCACGCTTACGGTTTTCCAAAAAGAATGGGTAGAAGAAGCAACTTCCGCATATCAAGGTACAGAAGTGGTTAAACTGCACCTGAAGCTAGATACGGGGATGGGAAGAATCGGGGCGAGAACACAAGAAGAAGTCGCCCAAATACTAGAGTTGATTGACAAAGCCCCAAACCTGCAAATTGAGGGGATTTATACGCATTTTGCTACCGCGGATGAGTTGCAATCAAGTTATGTGGAACAACAGTTTGAAAGGTTTCACTCTTTGTTAAATCAAGTCACAAACCAATTCAGCATCCCGATGATCCACTGCGGAAACAGTGCCACTACGCTAAGATTTCCTACAAGGATCTTCAATGCGGTACGTGTTGGGATAGCGATGTATGGGCTAACGCCATCACCGGAAATGGAACCAGAACTGCCTTTTCCGCTAAAAGAGGCATTCTCCCTTCATACCAAACTTGTACATGTAAAAAAATTATCCATTGGCGAGAGCGTCAGTTATGGGGCCACCTACACGACAAAAGAAGAAGAATGGATTGGAACGGTGCCGGTTGGTTATGCGGATGGATGGATTAGAAAATTACAAGGAATGAACATTCTAGTAGACGGAAAGTTCGCTCCAATTGTTGGAAGAATCTGCATGGACCAGTTTATGGTTAAATTGCCACATGAACTTCCAATTGGGACCAAGGTGACGCTTATAGGAAAACAGGACGGCAAGAAGATCAGCTCAAACGATGTTGCTGCCAAGCTTGACACCATCAACTACGAGGTGCCGTGTATGATCAGCTACCGTGTGCCCCGCATGTTTTTGCGGAATGGGAGTATAATGGAAGTGAGAAACTATTTGCAAGACAAACCATTAGAATAG
- a CDS encoding CopG family ribbon-helix-helix protein, whose protein sequence is MSESSATTEILIRLPQNLVSELDGLVKQENGNRNELIFQATKMYLRERKKRQIRESMRRGYMEMSKINLNIASEAFLAEYEAEHTVERLVSGG, encoded by the coding sequence GTGTCTGAATCCAGCGCAACAACTGAAATCTTGATTCGATTACCTCAAAACTTAGTGTCGGAATTAGATGGTTTGGTAAAACAAGAAAACGGCAATCGAAACGAATTAATCTTTCAAGCAACAAAGATGTATCTTCGCGAGCGCAAAAAGCGTCAAATTCGCGAGTCCATGAGACGTGGCTACATGGAAATGTCTAAAATCAATCTAAACATTGCATCTGAAGCTTTCTTGGCTGAATATGAGGCGGAGCATACGGTTGAACGCTTAGTTAGCGGGGGGTAA
- the ndoA gene encoding type II toxin-antitoxin system endoribonuclease NdoA encodes MIVKRGDVYFADLSPVVGSEQGGVRPVLVIQNDIGNRFSPTVIVAAITAQIQKAKLPTHVEIDAKRYGFERDSVILLEQIRTIDKQRLTDKITHLDEEMMDKVDEALQISLGLIDF; translated from the coding sequence TTGATTGTCAAACGCGGTGACGTTTATTTTGCTGATTTATCCCCGGTTGTTGGGTCTGAGCAAGGAGGCGTTCGACCAGTACTTGTCATCCAAAATGATATCGGAAATCGATTTAGCCCGACCGTTATAGTAGCTGCCATTACTGCTCAAATCCAAAAAGCCAAACTCCCAACACATGTAGAGATCGATGCGAAGCGTTATGGTTTTGAACGTGACTCTGTTATCCTGCTCGAACAAATTCGAACAATTGATAAACAAAGATTAACGGACAAAATTACTCATCTTGACGAAGAGATGATGGACAAAGTGGATGAGGCGCTTCAAATAAGCTTAGGACTTATTGACTTTTAA
- a CDS encoding RsbT co-antagonist protein RsbRA has protein sequence MNQNIITYIDENRETIFNQWIEGMDEIGEKKELKAISDKVYLSTSREYINLLLNNISKDLDNLSVILTDFAEKIVRFGWPLIYVTEGLSLFGKIVFEGMTKEETDDSQKVALMYDFDQWLRPVYNEIVKTYTGSWEHTVSMQKIALQELAAPLIPVFDKISVMPLVGTIDTERARQIMENLLQGVVKHRAEVVLIDITGVPVVDTMVAHHIIQAAEAVRLVGAKCLLVGIRPEIAQTIVNLGINLDQIITKNSLKKGIETALEMTNRKIVTAGDQK, from the coding sequence ATGAATCAAAACATAATCACGTATATTGATGAAAACCGAGAGACTATTTTTAACCAATGGATTGAAGGCATGGATGAAATCGGTGAAAAGAAAGAATTGAAAGCCATTTCTGATAAGGTGTACCTGAGCACAAGCAGAGAATACATCAATTTATTATTGAACAACATTAGTAAAGATTTGGACAACCTTTCTGTGATATTAACCGATTTTGCCGAGAAAATTGTTCGATTCGGTTGGCCTCTCATTTATGTGACAGAAGGTCTTTCATTATTCGGGAAGATTGTATTTGAGGGAATGACGAAAGAGGAAACGGACGATAGCCAAAAAGTTGCCCTGATGTATGATTTTGATCAATGGCTCCGACCGGTCTATAACGAGATTGTAAAAACGTATACAGGGTCTTGGGAACATACAGTGTCTATGCAGAAAATCGCATTACAAGAATTGGCTGCACCCCTTATCCCGGTATTTGACAAGATTTCTGTCATGCCGCTTGTGGGTACAATCGATACAGAACGCGCAAGACAAATCATGGAAAACCTTCTTCAAGGTGTTGTAAAGCACCGTGCTGAAGTGGTCTTAATAGATATTACAGGTGTACCGGTTGTCGATACGATGGTAGCGCACCATATTATTCAGGCAGCGGAAGCGGTAAGACTTGTAGGTGCAAAATGCTTATTGGTTGGAATTCGTCCTGAAATCGCCCAGACTATAGTTAATTTGGGCATTAACCTGGATCAAATTATTACGAAAAACTCCCTGAAAAAAGGGATTGAAACAGCGCTTGAAATGACAAACAGAAAAATTGTGACTGCGGGGGATCAAAAGTGA
- a CDS encoding STAS domain-containing protein, which yields MRIPILKLHNCLLISIQWELDDQTALQFQEDLLNRIHETGANGVVIDLTSVDMIDSFIAKVLGDVISMSKLMGAQVVLTGIQPAVAITLVELGIQLDEVFTALDLEKGLEKLQQELGE from the coding sequence GTGAGAATACCTATATTAAAACTTCACAATTGCCTATTAATCTCTATTCAATGGGAACTAGATGATCAAACAGCGTTGCAATTTCAAGAGGATCTTCTAAATAGAATACATGAAACAGGAGCAAATGGAGTTGTCATTGATTTGACCTCTGTTGATATGATTGATTCATTTATTGCAAAAGTGCTTGGAGATGTAATCAGCATGTCGAAACTTATGGGAGCGCAAGTCGTTCTGACAGGGATTCAACCTGCTGTAGCCATCACTTTAGTGGAACTCGGAATCCAATTGGATGAAGTGTTCACGGCACTAGATTTAGAAAAGGGTCTAGAGAAATTACAACAGGAACTGGGGGAGTAA
- a CDS encoding anti-sigma regulatory factor has protein sequence MTVQSCVKIRNEWDIVAARQMGRNVAKDLGFGTVDQARITTAISELARNIYLYAGTGQICIEEMDEYGKRGLKVVATDDGPGIPDIRQVMEDGFSTSGGLGAGLPGVKRLMDSFQIDSSSGEGTTIHAVKWVR, from the coding sequence ATGACTGTCCAATCCTGTGTAAAAATAAGAAACGAATGGGACATAGTAGCTGCCCGACAAATGGGTAGAAATGTTGCCAAAGATCTCGGTTTCGGCACAGTAGACCAAGCGAGGATAACTACAGCAATTTCTGAGTTGGCTCGGAATATTTATTTGTATGCAGGTACAGGTCAAATTTGTATTGAAGAAATGGATGAGTATGGAAAAAGAGGACTGAAAGTGGTTGCCACAGATGATGGTCCTGGAATTCCTGACATTCGACAGGTGATGGAAGATGGCTTTTCCACATCAGGAGGCCTTGGAGCCGGATTGCCTGGAGTAAAGAGGTTAATGGATTCGTTTCAGATAGATTCTTCTTCTGGGGAAGGAACGACAATCCATGCCGTAAAGTGGGTTCGCTAG
- a CDS encoding PP2C family protein-serine/threonine phosphatase, with amino-acid sequence MNYDKLESEYKEILSAYLNRQSEEALYKGQEFSRRILGEKVSPEEIISVHKAMLQDLSPEIPDNILHSLDFLLEVMIGYGIAYREHQSLRHRQQEIQTEIEIAANVQQTLLETKIPETNSVEIGAISVPAKHMSGDYYHFVHNEKDSFSVAIADVIGKGIPAAMCMSMIKYAMDSLPDTRVAPSYVLGNLNRVVEQNVDASMFITMFYGMYDLHKHLFSFSSAGHEPPLYFDAKKNEFYELDARGLVLGIDRLATYQQYEKSIEVNDMVILFSDGVTECRTEEGFIEVDKIIDLIRSYIHLPPQAIVELVYRDLEKIQDFQLRDDFTLIILKRKV; translated from the coding sequence GTGAATTATGATAAATTAGAATCAGAATATAAAGAAATACTTTCTGCCTACCTGAACCGCCAGTCAGAGGAAGCCCTCTATAAAGGGCAGGAATTCAGTCGCAGAATACTTGGGGAGAAAGTTTCTCCCGAAGAAATTATCAGTGTGCATAAAGCGATGCTGCAAGATCTTTCTCCAGAGATACCGGATAATATCCTGCATTCTTTGGATTTCCTACTTGAAGTGATGATCGGTTATGGGATTGCTTACAGGGAGCATCAAAGCCTTCGCCACAGGCAACAAGAGATTCAAACGGAGATTGAAATTGCAGCTAATGTCCAGCAGACACTACTTGAGACGAAAATTCCTGAGACGAATTCAGTGGAGATAGGCGCGATAAGTGTTCCTGCCAAACATATGAGCGGGGATTATTATCATTTTGTCCATAACGAAAAGGATTCGTTTAGTGTCGCTATTGCGGATGTTATCGGAAAAGGAATTCCGGCTGCGATGTGTATGAGTATGATCAAGTATGCGATGGACAGTTTACCAGATACTAGAGTTGCGCCAAGCTATGTTCTTGGCAATTTAAATAGAGTAGTGGAGCAGAATGTCGATGCGAGCATGTTCATCACGATGTTCTACGGTATGTATGACCTTCACAAACACCTCTTCTCATTCTCTTCTGCGGGGCACGAACCACCGTTGTATTTTGATGCGAAGAAAAATGAATTCTATGAACTCGATGCGAGAGGGCTTGTCCTTGGTATCGATAGACTTGCAACCTATCAACAGTATGAAAAAAGCATCGAAGTCAATGATATGGTAATCCTTTTCTCTGATGGAGTGACAGAGTGCCGTACAGAGGAAGGATTTATCGAGGTTGATAAAATAATAGATTTAATCAGGTCATATATCCACTTACCGCCTCAAGCCATTGTCGAGCTTGTATACAGAGACCTTGAGAAAATCCAGGACTTTCAGCTCAGAGATGACTTTACTTTAATTATTTTAAAAAGAAAGGTTTAA
- a CDS encoding STAS domain-containing protein, translating to MNMDIQIKEDLNQTLVVLEGEIDAYTAPKVKEKVAPLLEDFSGELVFDLSSVNYMDSTGLGMFVGFFKTVKANNGVFRLVGLSDRLKRLFDITGLAGIMEIK from the coding sequence ATGAATATGGACATTCAGATAAAAGAAGATTTAAATCAGACGCTTGTCGTCCTAGAAGGGGAAATAGATGCCTATACTGCACCAAAGGTAAAGGAAAAGGTAGCCCCTTTATTAGAAGATTTTTCAGGAGAACTAGTATTTGATTTATCAAGTGTTAATTATATGGACAGCACAGGCTTAGGGATGTTTGTAGGTTTCTTTAAAACCGTAAAGGCAAACAACGGTGTCTTTCGTCTGGTAGGGTTATCGGATCGTTTAAAGAGATTGTTTGATATTACAGGTTTAGCAGGAATCATGGAGATAAAATAG
- the rsbW gene encoding anti-sigma B factor RsbW, whose product MNRAYDYIEMSFPAKAEYVGVIRLTLSGIANRMGFSYDEIEDIKIALSEACTNAVEHAYKQDEKGNIRIGFGIYKDRLELVVADNGQSFDFDKVREELGPYTESQPVETLPEGGLGLFLIQTLMDDVKVHSNQGVTVFMTKYVQGEQVERDAESISVQ is encoded by the coding sequence ATGAACCGGGCTTATGATTATATAGAAATGTCGTTTCCAGCGAAGGCTGAGTACGTCGGAGTCATCCGACTTACCTTGTCTGGAATTGCGAATCGTATGGGCTTTTCATACGATGAAATTGAAGATATCAAAATTGCCTTAAGTGAAGCTTGTACCAATGCGGTCGAGCACGCTTATAAGCAGGACGAAAAAGGTAATATTCGAATCGGATTCGGTATTTACAAAGACCGACTCGAGTTAGTGGTAGCTGACAATGGACAAAGCTTTGATTTCGACAAAGTAAGGGAAGAATTAGGTCCATACACCGAGTCGCAACCAGTAGAAACTTTGCCAGAAGGAGGGTTAGGATTATTCTTAATCCAAACGCTGATGGATGATGTGAAGGTGCACAGCAATCAGGGCGTTACAGTCTTCATGACAAAGTATGTACAAGGAGAGCAGGTGGAAAGGGATGCGGAATCAATCTCCGTCCAGTAA
- the sigB gene encoding RNA polymerase sigma factor SigB translates to MRNQSPSSKLDVNMLLERYQQDGCEVSQLQLVEHYTALVESIARKYSRGKAFHEDLSQVGMIGLLGAMKRFDASFGRSFEAFAVPTIIGEIKRFLRDKTWSVHVPRRIKEIGPKIKSAVEELTNELQRSPKVFEIADYLEVTEEEVLEAMEMSQNYQALSVDNAIEADSDGSTVTILDIVGNQDAGFDQVDQQLLLQKIFHVLSEREKQIIECTFFKNMSQKETGEKLGISQMHVSRLQRKALTKLKQAFMEDNANTEIFS, encoded by the coding sequence ATGCGGAATCAATCTCCGTCCAGTAAGCTGGATGTTAATATGCTATTAGAGCGGTACCAACAAGACGGTTGTGAAGTATCGCAGTTGCAATTAGTAGAGCATTATACTGCACTTGTTGAATCCATCGCTCGAAAATATTCAAGAGGCAAAGCCTTTCATGAAGACCTCTCTCAAGTAGGGATGATTGGATTGCTCGGTGCCATGAAGCGTTTCGATGCAAGTTTTGGCCGAAGTTTTGAAGCATTTGCTGTTCCAACGATTATCGGAGAAATTAAACGTTTCCTTCGAGATAAAACTTGGAGTGTCCATGTTCCGCGCAGGATCAAGGAAATTGGACCGAAGATAAAGTCTGCTGTGGAAGAATTGACAAATGAACTTCAACGTTCACCGAAAGTATTTGAAATCGCTGATTACTTGGAAGTTACCGAAGAAGAAGTGTTGGAAGCGATGGAGATGAGCCAGAATTATCAAGCTCTTTCTGTCGATAATGCCATCGAGGCTGATTCTGATGGAAGCACGGTAACCATTCTCGACATCGTAGGAAACCAAGATGCCGGGTTTGATCAAGTGGATCAGCAGCTTCTATTACAAAAGATTTTCCATGTGCTTTCAGAAAGAGAAAAACAGATTATCGAATGCACATTTTTCAAGAATATGAGTCAAAAAGAAACAGGGGAAAAGTTGGGTATTTCGCAGATGCATGTATCAAGACTGCAACGCAAAGCGCTAACCAAGCTGAAACAAGCATTCATGGAAGATAATGCAAACACGGAGATTTTTTCATGA
- a CDS encoding PP2C family serine/threonine-protein phosphatase yields MIEQFKHEKANVNAYQNAKNGMYFCGDSYYVNTTDDYFLCVVADGLGSGEYAHDASQAVISAAKDHETEDVSVIMKACNEAMRNKRGAAVSVLKVNYDQQEVVYSCVGNIRFFLYPPTEKLIYPLPVKGYLSGKPQTLKTHRFPYSSKMKFFIYSDGLNIPSVKKYIKDIPSATSLLEIAAMFTGNGMDDVTIISGEIH; encoded by the coding sequence ATGATTGAACAATTCAAACATGAAAAAGCGAACGTGAATGCCTACCAGAATGCGAAAAACGGAATGTATTTTTGTGGGGACAGCTACTACGTAAATACAACGGATGACTACTTTTTATGTGTAGTTGCAGATGGTTTAGGTAGCGGAGAATATGCACACGATGCTTCACAAGCAGTTATTTCCGCTGCCAAAGACCATGAAACTGAGGACGTTTCCGTTATCATGAAAGCTTGTAACGAAGCGATGAGGAATAAGCGCGGTGCAGCGGTTTCTGTGCTGAAAGTCAACTATGACCAGCAAGAGGTTGTGTACAGCTGTGTTGGGAATATTCGATTTTTCCTATATCCTCCGACAGAAAAGCTTATCTACCCACTGCCGGTCAAAGGCTACCTATCTGGAAAACCCCAAACACTTAAAACTCATCGTTTTCCCTACAGTTCCAAAATGAAGTTTTTCATCTACTCAGATGGTTTGAATATCCCATCCGTAAAAAAATACATCAAAGACATCCCATCCGCCACCTCATTGCTTGAAATAGCCGCAATGTTCACAGGCAACGGCATGGACGATGTAACCATCATCTCAGGTGAAATTCACTAG
- a CDS encoding Tex family protein, translating into MEWNDKNEQLVNLLVKDVEVTKGQAKKVIALLEEGNTVPFIARYRKEQTGSLDEVQIRAIMEKWQYIQNLENRKEEVTRLIEEQGKLTPELKASILKSTKLQQVEDLYRPYKQKRRTKATVAKEKGLEPYAEWLLTFPSSPSLEEKAAEFFSKEKEVATVEEVLEGAKDILAETFSDEPTYRQYIRDVTYKQGKVVSAVKKAEKDEKEVFAMYYEYEEAISRILPHRILAVNRGEKEEVLRISIAAPAERIVEYLNRQVIKRETSIATPLIKEAIADGYKRLIEPAIEREIRKELTEKAEEQAIHIFSENLRNLLLQPPLKGRVVLGVDPAYRTGCKLAVVDETGKVLHISVIYPHTSGEKKREESINKLLDVLSTFKIEVVAIGNGTASRETEQLLADVIQQSGKSISYLIVNEAGASVYSASDLAREEFPDLQVEERSAVSIARRLQDPLAELVKIDPKSVGVGQYQHDVAQKRLAESLNFVVETVVNQVGVNVNTASSSLLQYVAGLSKTVATNIVKKREEEGKFASRSDLKGIPRLGAKTYEQCIGFLRIIDGKQPLDRTGIHPETYSDVKKLLKQLGTSEKEIGTEKLQQALKDVDVAKLAEDLNIGPITLQDIIDSLIRPERDPRDDMPTPLLKQDVLKMEDLQKGMELEGTVRNVVDFGAFVDIGVKQDGLVHISKLSDRFVKHPLDVVSVGDIVTVWVDGVEVNKGRVSLTMLQPEKQEV; encoded by the coding sequence TTGGAATGGAACGATAAAAATGAGCAATTGGTCAACCTATTAGTGAAAGACGTAGAAGTGACAAAAGGACAAGCCAAGAAAGTAATAGCACTTTTAGAAGAAGGCAACACCGTTCCTTTTATCGCCAGATACCGAAAAGAACAAACAGGCTCTCTAGACGAAGTACAAATCAGAGCTATCATGGAAAAATGGCAATACATACAAAACCTTGAAAATAGAAAAGAAGAAGTTACCCGCCTCATCGAGGAACAAGGGAAACTCACACCAGAACTGAAAGCAAGCATTCTAAAATCAACCAAACTACAACAGGTGGAAGACCTCTACCGTCCATACAAACAAAAACGACGCACAAAAGCGACCGTTGCCAAAGAGAAGGGATTGGAACCATATGCCGAGTGGCTGCTTACGTTCCCGTCCTCCCCTTCCCTTGAAGAAAAAGCGGCAGAATTTTTCTCAAAGGAAAAAGAAGTTGCAACCGTTGAAGAGGTATTAGAAGGAGCAAAGGATATTCTTGCGGAAACCTTTTCTGATGAACCAACTTATCGACAATATATCCGCGACGTTACCTATAAACAAGGCAAGGTCGTATCAGCCGTTAAGAAAGCGGAGAAAGACGAAAAAGAAGTTTTTGCGATGTATTACGAGTATGAAGAAGCGATCTCACGAATCCTACCGCATCGAATCTTAGCAGTGAACCGCGGAGAAAAGGAAGAAGTTTTGCGAATTTCCATAGCTGCTCCAGCAGAAAGAATCGTGGAATACCTTAATCGCCAAGTGATTAAACGAGAAACTTCCATTGCTACACCTCTCATAAAGGAAGCAATTGCGGATGGATATAAGAGATTGATTGAGCCCGCGATAGAGCGTGAAATCAGAAAAGAGCTGACAGAGAAAGCGGAAGAGCAAGCCATCCATATTTTCTCGGAGAACTTAAGAAACCTCCTTCTTCAACCACCTCTTAAAGGACGAGTGGTTTTAGGGGTGGACCCTGCTTATCGAACAGGTTGCAAACTTGCGGTAGTCGATGAAACAGGCAAAGTTCTTCATATAAGTGTCATCTACCCGCATACATCTGGGGAGAAGAAACGAGAAGAGTCCATTAATAAGCTATTAGACGTACTATCCACGTTCAAAATTGAAGTAGTGGCAATAGGAAATGGGACGGCATCAAGGGAGACGGAGCAATTACTAGCAGATGTCATCCAACAAAGCGGAAAGAGCATCTCTTACTTGATCGTTAATGAAGCGGGTGCGAGTGTATATTCCGCATCTGACTTGGCGAGAGAAGAATTCCCGGATCTTCAAGTGGAAGAAAGAAGTGCTGTCTCTATTGCCCGCAGACTGCAAGACCCGTTGGCGGAGCTTGTGAAAATAGACCCGAAATCGGTTGGAGTCGGTCAGTACCAACATGACGTGGCACAAAAGCGTTTAGCGGAATCCTTGAATTTCGTTGTAGAAACCGTTGTAAACCAAGTGGGCGTGAATGTGAACACCGCATCTTCTTCTTTGTTGCAATATGTAGCAGGATTATCAAAGACCGTTGCTACTAATATCGTGAAAAAGCGGGAAGAAGAAGGGAAGTTCGCTAGCAGGTCAGACCTAAAAGGTATTCCGAGACTAGGGGCGAAAACCTATGAGCAATGTATCGGCTTCTTAAGAATTATAGACGGAAAACAACCGCTGGACAGAACGGGCATCCACCCGGAAACGTATAGCGATGTTAAGAAGTTATTGAAGCAATTAGGAACGTCTGAAAAAGAAATCGGAACGGAAAAGCTGCAGCAGGCGCTGAAAGATGTAGATGTGGCAAAGCTTGCCGAGGACTTAAACATCGGTCCTATTACTCTTCAGGACATCATCGATTCTCTCATCAGACCGGAAAGAGATCCTCGTGATGATATGCCTACCCCGCTTCTTAAACAGGATGTATTGAAAATGGAAGATCTGCAAAAAGGAATGGAACTAGAAGGAACAGTCAGAAATGTCGTGGACTTCGGCGCATTTGTTGATATCGGTGTAAAGCAAGACGGCCTTGTCCATATCTCAAAACTGAGCGATCGCTTTGTAAAACATCCGCTTGACGTTGTCTCTGTCGGTGATATTGTCACTGTCTGGGTCGATGGAGTGGAAGTAAACAAAGGACGGGTATCCTTGACCATGCTGCAACCGGAAAAGCAAGAAGTCTAA
- the cmpA gene encoding cortex morphogenetic protein CmpA — protein sequence MPTWFRKQMQRAYLEKDRYQIKMLNQCWFFYHKKNS from the coding sequence ATGCCGACTTGGTTTAGGAAGCAGATGCAACGCGCATACCTGGAGAAAGATCGATATCAGATAAAAATGTTGAATCAGTGCTGGTTTTTCTATCATAAGAAGAATAGTTGA
- a CDS encoding SprT family protein: MEDKELQKLIEEISLKHFNRPFLHKASFNHRLKTTGGRYLTSTSNIEINKKYYDVLGMDELVGIIKHELCHYHLHIQGKGYKHRDADFRFLLKKVGAPRFCTPIHTTTSKPKTFRIYECVDCHLQYKRVRRVNTNKYRCGKCRGKLREIEKLVDTQL, from the coding sequence ATGGAAGACAAAGAACTACAGAAGTTAATAGAAGAAATCTCCCTAAAGCATTTCAACAGACCTTTCCTTCACAAAGCTTCCTTTAATCATCGCCTGAAAACAACCGGCGGAAGATACCTCACTTCCACAAGTAACATTGAAATCAATAAAAAGTATTACGATGTACTAGGGATGGACGAGCTAGTAGGCATCATCAAACACGAACTATGCCACTACCACCTGCACATTCAAGGTAAAGGCTATAAACACCGAGATGCTGATTTCCGATTCTTACTTAAAAAAGTCGGGGCACCAAGATTCTGTACGCCCATTCATACAACTACATCCAAGCCGAAAACTTTTCGTATATATGAATGTGTGGATTGCCACCTGCAATACAAAAGAGTAAGAAGAGTGAATACAAACAAGTATAGATGTGGAAAATGTAGAGGGAAGTTAAGAGAAATAGAAAAGCTTGTTGACACACAACTATAA